Proteins encoded together in one Deltaproteobacteria bacterium window:
- a CDS encoding cobalamin-binding protein — MATEERTREILEKMEKAVIEYDEDAAKEGAQAALDEGVNPNDAIFDGLVSGMQEVGKLFEAEEYFVPELLMCADALYAGLDILKPHVKQLDLGVKGSVVIGTVEGDVHDIGKNIVKMMFDVAGFEVHDLGRDVPLDQFVEEQIKTDSELVCLSAMMTTTMMGMQKVIEDLKKKNPDIKIMIGGAPVSGDIAEKWGADGYADDATNALADAINMVSSLKKMKEEAEAREKRK; from the coding sequence ATGGCAACTGAAGAGAGAACCCGGGAAATCCTGGAGAAAATGGAGAAAGCCGTGATTGAGTATGACGAAGATGCGGCCAAGGAGGGTGCCCAGGCGGCCCTCGATGAAGGGGTCAATCCCAATGATGCCATCTTCGACGGTCTGGTCAGCGGGATGCAGGAAGTCGGCAAGCTCTTTGAGGCCGAAGAGTATTTCGTCCCGGAGCTGCTCATGTGCGCCGATGCCCTTTATGCCGGTCTCGATATCTTAAAACCCCATGTGAAACAGCTCGACCTGGGGGTGAAAGGCTCGGTGGTGATCGGTACCGTGGAGGGAGATGTTCACGATATCGGGAAGAACATCGTGAAGATGATGTTCGATGTCGCCGGGTTTGAGGTCCATGACCTGGGACGGGATGTGCCGCTGGATCAGTTTGTTGAGGAACAGATCAAAACCGATTCCGAACTGGTCTGCCTCTCCGCCATGATGACGACGACCATGATGGGGATGCAGAAGGTCATCGAGGACCTGAAGAAGAAGAATCCCGATATCAAGATCATGATCGGCGGTGCTCCCGTTTCCGGTGATATCGCCGAGAAATGGGGAGCGGACGGCTATGCCGATGACGCGACCAATGCCCTCGCAGATGCCATCAACATGGTCAGCTCTCTGAAAAAGATGAAGGAAGAAGCGGAAGCCAGGGAAAAACGGAAGTGA
- a CDS encoding tetrahydromethanopterin S-methyltransferase subunit H gives MFTFETEQKVCKIGGLKVGGRPAENPPLLIASMFHNKDRILQDRKGNFDRVRATELIRKQEELTEATGIPGMVAMMANSAGEAKIYIDFFVETTDMPFAIDMWVAEKRMAATEYVAKLGLQDRFVYNSITPWDKDIPGQVQRVKELGIKHVFVQAFDDADQSPKGRLTSLEKLLDQGAGDFESVLVDSSVMNLPAASFSMLANRMIKEKLGLPCGSAYSNGTHMWKEAKEIWGLDGFKAMDAVAQGMSTALWSDFNFYGPIVTAPRIFPGVATANILLSTLVFDETGEVSENEDLPIRKHFSEFLEKMIAGGARKKAQAR, from the coding sequence ATGTTCACCTTTGAAACGGAACAAAAGGTTTGCAAGATCGGCGGATTAAAGGTTGGAGGCCGACCGGCGGAAAATCCCCCTCTCCTGATTGCCTCCATGTTTCATAACAAGGACCGAATCCTGCAGGATCGTAAAGGGAATTTCGACCGCGTCCGGGCGACAGAACTGATCCGGAAGCAGGAAGAGCTGACCGAAGCCACCGGCATTCCCGGTATGGTGGCCATGATGGCCAATTCCGCCGGGGAAGCAAAGATCTATATCGATTTCTTTGTGGAAACCACCGACATGCCCTTCGCCATCGATATGTGGGTTGCCGAGAAACGGATGGCCGCGACGGAATATGTGGCGAAGTTAGGTCTGCAGGACCGGTTTGTCTATAACAGTATTACCCCCTGGGACAAGGACATTCCGGGGCAGGTGCAGCGGGTCAAAGAGCTCGGCATCAAACACGTATTTGTCCAGGCCTTTGATGATGCCGATCAGTCTCCGAAAGGACGGCTGACCTCATTGGAAAAATTGCTTGATCAGGGAGCGGGTGATTTCGAGTCGGTCCTTGTCGATTCCTCGGTGATGAATCTTCCCGCTGCCTCTTTCTCCATGCTGGCAAACCGGATGATCAAAGAGAAGTTAGGGCTCCCCTGCGGAAGCGCCTATTCCAATGGCACCCACATGTGGAAAGAGGCCAAGGAGATCTGGGGGCTCGACGGTTTCAAGGCGATGGATGCTGTGGCCCAGGGGATGTCGACGGCCCTCTGGTCGGATTTTAATTTTTACGGTCCCATCGTGACGGCGCCCCGGATCTTCCCCGGTGTGGCCACGGCAAACATCCTGCTTTCGACCCTGGTCTTTGATGAAACCGGGGAGGTCTCGGAAAATGAAGACCTGCCGATCCGGAAGCACTTTTCGGAATTTCTTGAGAAGATGATCGCCGGTGGTGCAAGAAAAAAGGCGCAGGCCCGATAA
- a CDS encoding carboxymuconolactone decarboxylase family protein, which translates to MADEKKMTLEEVNQYMQEKCGFVPRMFKIINTVTPEPGRTFADFYASIFGEGALSKSVKELMFMSGGVAYCSPRCIIHVVPAINAGATSEQVFEAASVGMILAGFVPNGPGIPYAFEYALKCIDIDTKFRKGEEWEYLPPPKFDHGIY; encoded by the coding sequence ATGGCTGACGAAAAGAAGATGACGCTGGAAGAAGTAAATCAGTATATGCAGGAAAAGTGCGGGTTCGTGCCGAGGATGTTCAAGATTATCAATACCGTGACGCCGGAGCCCGGCCGAACCTTTGCCGATTTCTACGCGAGCATTTTCGGGGAGGGCGCACTTTCCAAGAGCGTCAAGGAATTGATGTTCATGTCCGGTGGTGTCGCCTACTGTTCGCCTCGCTGCATCATTCATGTCGTACCGGCGATCAATGCCGGTGCAACGTCGGAACAGGTCTTCGAGGCGGCGTCCGTCGGGATGATCCTGGCCGGTTTTGTCCCGAACGGTCCGGGAATTCCCTATGCCTTTGAATATGCCTTGAAGTGCATTGACATCGACACGAAGTTCCGGAAGGGCGAGGAGTGGGAATACCTGCCGCCCCCGAAATTTGATCACGGGATTTACTGA
- a CDS encoding sigma-54-dependent Fis family transcriptional regulator, translating into MSKVRSAAARPSLSSCLRKGTMARILVVDDEEPFRRLLKKELTRKGFSVEVAPEGETALKLLKESVFDLLLLDVLMPGLDGISVMKRLRKDPTAPPVIVLTGKATIETAVEAMKNGAYDYLTKPYKLDELEIVINRACEFGNLKHKSRVLEQELVRKESKVEFIGESPQFQAILTLIRKIAPTDSTVLIQGESGTGKELVANAIWHHSRRNNLPLIALNCATLSETLMESELFGHEKGAFTTAYRTKYGIVEVADKGTLFLDEVAEMPMGLQAKLLRFLDRGEFRRVGGNKTLQVDVRMIAATNKNLEERVRRKTFREDLFYRLHVINIKIPPLRERPEDIRDIALHFAKQYSRKIGKSVWKIDADALGILRRYAWPGNVRELENEIERSVILCEGEAIGVHDLSIADRVATPTSGTQPMLEEIEKECILRVLRETGGNQTRASKILGINRKTLYLKLRKYGALTSQDSEIPPEV; encoded by the coding sequence ATGTCGAAAGTGAGGTCGGCCGCGGCACGACCTTCTTTATCAAGCTGCCTGCGAAAGGGAACCATGGCCCGGATACTTGTCGTTGACGACGAAGAACCCTTTCGTCGCCTGCTGAAAAAAGAACTGACCCGGAAAGGGTTTTCCGTTGAGGTGGCCCCGGAAGGGGAAACGGCGCTGAAACTTTTGAAGGAGAGTGTCTTTGATCTGCTTCTCCTCGATGTTCTGATGCCGGGACTGGACGGAATTTCCGTGATGAAACGGCTGCGTAAGGACCCGACGGCGCCGCCGGTGATCGTCTTGACGGGGAAGGCCACGATTGAAACGGCGGTCGAGGCGATGAAGAACGGCGCCTATGACTATCTGACGAAACCCTACAAGCTTGATGAGTTGGAAATCGTCATCAACCGAGCCTGTGAATTCGGGAATTTGAAACACAAAAGCCGGGTACTTGAGCAGGAGCTGGTTCGAAAAGAATCCAAGGTTGAATTTATCGGGGAAAGCCCGCAGTTCCAGGCGATTTTGACGCTGATTCGCAAGATCGCCCCCACCGACTCCACGGTTCTTATCCAGGGGGAAAGCGGCACCGGCAAGGAGTTGGTGGCGAATGCCATCTGGCATCACAGCCGTCGGAATAATCTGCCTCTTATCGCCCTGAACTGTGCCACCCTTTCCGAAACCCTCATGGAATCGGAACTTTTCGGACATGAAAAAGGCGCCTTTACCACGGCTTACCGGACCAAGTACGGTATCGTAGAGGTTGCCGATAAGGGGACCCTCTTCCTGGATGAGGTGGCCGAGATGCCGATGGGACTCCAGGCCAAGCTCCTCCGCTTTCTTGATCGGGGGGAGTTCCGTCGTGTGGGCGGAAACAAGACCTTGCAGGTCGATGTCCGGATGATTGCTGCGACCAACAAGAATCTGGAGGAACGGGTTCGGCGGAAAACCTTTCGGGAAGATCTTTTCTATCGCCTCCATGTGATTAATATCAAGATTCCGCCGCTTCGCGAACGTCCGGAGGATATCCGGGACATTGCCCTTCATTTTGCCAAACAATATTCCCGCAAAATAGGAAAGTCGGTCTGGAAGATTGACGCCGATGCCCTGGGGATTCTCCGGCGTTATGCCTGGCCGGGAAATGTTCGGGAGCTGGAAAATGAAATCGAGCGGAGTGTGATCCTCTGTGAAGGCGAGGCGATCGGTGTCCACGACCTTTCGATCGCCGATCGGGTTGCAACGCCCACCTCCGGGACGCAGCCGATGCTGGAGGAGATCGAGAAGGAGTGTATCCTCAGGGTCCTCCGGGAGACCGGCGGCAACCAGACCCGGGCCAGCAAAATCCTCGGCATCAACCGTAAAACCCTCTACCTAAAACTTCGCAAATACGGTGCACTTACATCGCAGGATAGCGAGATTCCCCCTGAGGTATAG
- the comD gene encoding sulfopyruvate decarboxylase subunit alpha, with translation MHSPEKELISILKGAGVDLLATLPCDRVRNLIALADASIDRIPLTREEDGVGICAGAALGGRRPAMIVQSSGIGNMINALLSLTGFYELPLALFVSQRGVYKEGIDAQVPMGKVLPGLFESVGIGYTLIDRSEAIPAIGKELESLYREKRIHAFLLSPALWEGSPLEISQSLKRRHCEAIDPERGRENPAPVLTRYGVLSTLCPELEGQAVICNLGVPSKELHALLPQPSNFYMLGSMGLATPIGLGVAFSTDKPVFVIDGDGSLLMNPGTLATVAMARPGNLTIIAVDNASYGSTGDQPTLTAGCVDLELVARGFGICNSVKAASREELREALQTPFGGALFVHALALPGNAAVPNIPLGAREIKEGFQAFLESGRL, from the coding sequence ATGCACAGTCCTGAAAAAGAGCTGATTTCGATTCTGAAAGGGGCGGGCGTCGATCTTCTAGCGACCCTTCCCTGTGACCGGGTGCGCAACCTGATCGCCCTTGCGGATGCATCGATTGACCGCATCCCTCTGACCCGGGAAGAAGACGGCGTCGGGATTTGTGCCGGAGCGGCCCTGGGCGGGCGGCGGCCGGCCATGATTGTTCAAAGCTCCGGGATCGGCAATATGATCAACGCCCTTCTCTCCCTGACCGGATTCTATGAACTTCCCTTGGCACTTTTCGTCAGTCAGCGGGGAGTCTATAAGGAGGGGATCGACGCCCAGGTTCCGATGGGCAAGGTCCTGCCGGGGCTTTTTGAATCCGTGGGGATCGGTTACACTCTGATCGACCGGTCCGAAGCGATCCCCGCCATCGGGAAGGAACTGGAGTCTCTCTACCGGGAGAAACGGATCCATGCTTTCCTGCTCAGCCCGGCCCTCTGGGAAGGCTCCCCCCTGGAGATTTCCCAGAGCCTCAAACGCCGCCATTGTGAAGCGATCGATCCTGAACGGGGTCGGGAGAATCCGGCCCCGGTCCTGACCCGCTATGGGGTCCTTTCGACCCTCTGTCCCGAACTGGAAGGGCAGGCGGTGATCTGCAATCTGGGGGTCCCGTCGAAGGAACTTCATGCCCTCCTTCCCCAACCATCGAATTTCTACATGCTGGGCAGCATGGGATTGGCGACGCCCATCGGTCTCGGTGTGGCCTTCTCAACGGACAAACCGGTTTTCGTCATTGACGGGGACGGCAGTCTGCTTATGAATCCCGGGACCCTGGCGACGGTCGCCATGGCCCGACCGGGGAACCTGACCATTATTGCTGTTGACAATGCCTCCTACGGTTCCACGGGGGATCAACCGACCCTGACGGCCGGTTGTGTCGATCTGGAACTGGTGGCCCGTGGATTCGGTATCTGTAACTCTGTGAAGGCTGCGTCCCGGGAGGAGCTGCGGGAGGCGTTGCAGACCCCCTTCGGCGGTGCCCTCTTTGTCCATGCCCTTGCCCTGCCCGGAAATGCCGCCGTCCCCAATATCCCCCTGGGTGCCCGGGAGATCAAGGAGGGGTTCCAGGCGTTCCTGGAATCCGGGAGGTTATAG
- a CDS encoding DUF4445 domain-containing protein: protein MSSKYKVNFQPSGSRGEVDAGKTLLDAAQRLGVDLESVCGGKGTCGKCKVRVEEGYFEKDAMESRMSHLSPLTDVERKFIKPEDGPRMRLACAAEVRGDVKLFVPEKSRAGKQIVRKAAKDITIALDPAVKKYCIRLDAPTLHDLSKGDLERILGALKMEYNLENLAIDYLVLQKLQDILRAGNWEVTVSVWKGKEIIKVEPDFVDVSYGLAVDVGTTTVAAYLCDLNTGKVLNTESMMNPQVPYGEDVMSRITYAMTHDDGLAIMQKAIIEGLNDLIEKITADIRSNGTPGGTSIVDMTVVFNTAMHHIFLGFNPVYIGRSPFIPAVQDCVDLKARDLGLQINEASYIHVLPIEAGFVGADNVGVLIAEEPYNSEDNVLIIDIGTNGELLLGNKHAVCSTSCATGPAFEGAQIKFGMRAAPGAIEKVRIDPETKEPQYKVIGKADWHTHIKDVNAKGICGSAIIDVIAEMFKAGVIDKSGKFVKDLDIPRIRKDADGKPEYVLAWADETSIGSDITVTQGDVRALQLAKGALYAGAKLMMQKMGIEKLDRVVLAGAFGSHINTEASMTLGMFPDCAIEKVYAVGNAAGDGAIMALLNLGKRREAGEKARWVRFLEIAVEPEFEKEFMKAMHIPHMKDPFPNLKSLLEKDHLPVTIKG from the coding sequence ATGAGCAGCAAATATAAAGTGAATTTTCAGCCCTCGGGAAGTCGGGGGGAAGTGGATGCAGGGAAAACCCTCCTTGATGCGGCCCAGCGTTTAGGGGTTGATCTGGAATCAGTCTGTGGCGGCAAGGGGACCTGCGGGAAATGCAAGGTCCGTGTTGAGGAAGGATATTTTGAAAAAGATGCCATGGAATCAAGAATGTCCCATCTGTCTCCTCTGACGGACGTGGAACGCAAATTCATCAAACCGGAAGACGGACCCCGAATGCGTTTGGCCTGTGCCGCCGAGGTGCGGGGGGATGTGAAACTTTTCGTGCCGGAAAAGTCCCGTGCCGGGAAACAGATCGTTCGCAAGGCCGCAAAAGATATTACGATCGCCCTCGACCCCGCCGTGAAAAAATATTGTATCCGGCTGGATGCCCCGACCCTGCACGATCTTTCCAAGGGGGATCTTGAACGGATTCTGGGGGCGCTGAAAATGGAGTACAACCTGGAAAACCTTGCCATAGACTATCTGGTCCTCCAGAAGCTCCAGGATATTCTTCGGGCCGGGAACTGGGAGGTGACGGTTTCGGTCTGGAAAGGCAAAGAGATCATCAAGGTGGAGCCGGATTTTGTGGACGTCTCCTACGGTCTGGCCGTGGATGTCGGGACGACGACGGTGGCAGCCTATCTGTGTGATCTGAACACGGGCAAGGTGCTTAACACCGAATCGATGATGAATCCCCAGGTCCCGTACGGCGAAGATGTCATGTCGAGGATTACTTACGCCATGACCCATGACGACGGTCTTGCGATCATGCAGAAGGCAATCATCGAGGGCTTAAACGATCTGATTGAGAAGATTACCGCCGACATCCGTTCCAACGGAACGCCCGGCGGTACCTCCATCGTCGATATGACGGTGGTTTTTAATACCGCCATGCATCACATCTTCCTGGGATTCAACCCGGTCTACATCGGACGGTCTCCCTTTATTCCTGCCGTGCAGGATTGTGTTGATCTCAAGGCACGGGATCTGGGACTTCAAATCAATGAAGCTTCCTACATTCATGTCCTTCCCATTGAGGCCGGTTTTGTCGGCGCCGACAATGTGGGGGTTCTCATCGCCGAAGAGCCGTACAATTCCGAGGACAATGTCCTGATTATCGACATCGGGACGAACGGTGAACTCCTCCTCGGGAACAAGCATGCGGTCTGTTCCACTTCCTGCGCTACGGGACCGGCCTTTGAAGGGGCCCAGATCAAGTTCGGAATGCGAGCCGCCCCGGGAGCGATTGAAAAGGTCCGGATCGATCCGGAGACGAAAGAGCCACAGTACAAGGTGATCGGCAAGGCCGACTGGCATACCCATATCAAGGATGTCAATGCCAAGGGGATCTGCGGTTCCGCCATCATCGACGTGATTGCCGAGATGTTCAAGGCGGGAGTCATCGACAAGTCCGGGAAATTCGTCAAGGATCTTGACATACCCCGCATCCGGAAGGATGCCGACGGCAAACCGGAGTACGTCCTGGCCTGGGCGGATGAAACCTCCATCGGGAGCGACATCACCGTGACGCAGGGGGATGTCCGGGCGTTGCAGCTCGCCAAGGGGGCACTCTACGCCGGGGCGAAACTGATGATGCAGAAGATGGGGATCGAAAAACTCGACCGGGTGGTTCTGGCGGGGGCCTTCGGGAGTCATATCAATACGGAGGCCTCGATGACCCTCGGGATGTTCCCCGATTGTGCCATCGAAAAGGTCTATGCCGTGGGGAATGCCGCCGGCGACGGGGCGATCATGGCCCTGCTGAACCTGGGGAAACGACGTGAGGCCGGCGAAAAGGCCCGGTGGGTCCGGTTCCTGGAGATTGCCGTGGAGCCGGAATTTGAAAAGGAATTCATGAAGGCGATGCATATTCCGCACATGAAGGATCCTTTTCCCAATCTCAAGTCGTTGCTGGAGAAGGACCATTTGCCGGTGACGATCAAGGGGTGA
- a CDS encoding MtaA/CmuA family methyltransferase — protein MTSRERVLRLFRGEPTDRPACFSGMGNATTEGLNQLGYKFAQVHLDAKQMAETAMTTPRLFGFDACVLPFDLCVEAEAMGARINTYSNSDDLLYPTIKEKVIHGEEEMEINLPSDLVTRGRIPLMKEAIGIARETIGETVAIGSYLLGPFTLAGQIMELNDLLKLSFKKPDKVGKLLADLTCVIVAVAKEYEAAGVDYLTVREMGATSDVLSPRVFKSLILPHLKNIFEQISVPSVLHICGKTNNIVVPMVETGATAISVDQKNDVVDSRKKLGSDALIFGNYDPYNVLVSGTPELVKEAMQKCLEDGVSAVWPGCDIWPTVPAENFKAMMETMNE, from the coding sequence ATGACATCAAGAGAACGGGTACTGAGACTGTTTCGGGGGGAACCGACGGATCGTCCGGCCTGTTTCAGCGGGATGGGTAATGCGACAACGGAAGGGCTGAACCAGCTCGGCTACAAGTTTGCCCAGGTTCATCTCGATGCGAAACAGATGGCGGAGACGGCCATGACGACGCCCCGGCTTTTCGGGTTTGACGCCTGCGTCCTTCCGTTTGACCTCTGTGTCGAAGCGGAAGCGATGGGCGCAAGGATCAATACCTATTCGAACTCGGACGACCTGCTCTATCCCACGATCAAAGAGAAGGTAATCCATGGCGAAGAGGAGATGGAGATCAACCTCCCCTCCGACCTGGTCACGCGCGGGCGGATCCCCCTCATGAAGGAGGCGATCGGGATCGCCAGGGAAACCATCGGAGAGACCGTGGCGATCGGTTCTTACCTGCTCGGACCGTTTACGCTCGCCGGTCAGATCATGGAACTGAACGATCTGCTGAAACTTTCTTTCAAGAAACCGGACAAGGTCGGGAAACTTCTGGCCGATCTGACCTGCGTGATCGTGGCGGTTGCGAAGGAGTATGAAGCGGCCGGTGTTGACTACCTGACGGTACGGGAGATGGGTGCAACCTCCGACGTGTTGAGCCCCAGGGTTTTCAAGAGCCTGATACTGCCCCATCTCAAGAATATTTTCGAACAGATCAGTGTTCCCAGTGTGCTGCATATCTGCGGCAAGACGAACAACATCGTCGTTCCGATGGTGGAAACGGGTGCGACGGCCATCAGTGTTGACCAGAAGAATGATGTGGTCGACAGCCGGAAAAAGCTCGGATCCGATGCCCTGATTTTCGGGAACTACGACCCCTATAACGTGCTTGTTTCGGGTACGCCGGAACTGGTCAAAGAGGCGATGCAAAAGTGTTTGGAAGACGGCGTCAGTGCCGTCTGGCCCGGCTGTGATATCTGGCCCACGGTGCCGGCGGAGAATTTTAAGGCCATGATGGAAACCATGAATGAATAG
- a CDS encoding ABC transporter ATP-binding protein: MTALSVENLHLDYAHKGILHGLTFHVPEEEFFIIIGPNGAGKTTLLKACAGMIQPQRGEINILGKALHHYSRRSLSRLLAVVPQQVPLDFPFPVTETVLMGRSPHLGLWSMEKREDYRIAEEAMHFTDITHLAERRLDQLSSGERQRVMIARAICQQPRIIFLDEPTASLDPSHQSRIMDLMERLRRTRRITVIMISHDLNLAALYGDRLLLLKEGEIEKTGRPGEVLTAEQLRKSYGCTLLVDQYPLSPVPRIATIPEKYRKNPDHFSTPDGGRLPDP; encoded by the coding sequence ATGACCGCCCTCTCCGTCGAAAACCTCCATCTCGACTATGCACATAAAGGGATTCTTCACGGGCTCACCTTCCACGTCCCGGAGGAGGAATTCTTCATCATCATCGGCCCCAACGGCGCGGGAAAAACCACACTACTCAAGGCCTGCGCCGGCATGATCCAGCCGCAAAGGGGGGAGATTAACATTCTGGGCAAAGCGCTTCATCATTATTCACGGCGATCCCTCTCCCGTCTTCTCGCCGTGGTCCCACAGCAGGTCCCCCTTGATTTCCCCTTTCCCGTTACGGAAACGGTCCTGATGGGCCGCTCTCCTCATCTCGGGCTTTGGAGCATGGAAAAACGTGAGGATTACCGAATTGCCGAAGAGGCGATGCACTTTACCGACATTACACACCTGGCGGAAAGACGGCTGGATCAGTTAAGCAGCGGAGAACGGCAGCGAGTCATGATCGCCCGGGCCATCTGCCAGCAACCCCGGATCATCTTTCTCGATGAACCGACGGCCTCCCTCGATCCTTCCCACCAATCCCGCATTATGGATCTGATGGAACGGCTCCGCCGCACCCGGCGGATCACGGTGATCATGATTTCCCATGACCTGAACCTGGCGGCCCTCTACGGAGACCGCCTTCTTCTTCTGAAGGAGGGGGAAATTGAAAAGACCGGACGCCCCGGAGAGGTCTTGACGGCGGAACAATTACGGAAGAGTTACGGCTGCACGCTGCTGGTCGATCAATACCCCTTGAGCCCGGTACCGAGGATCGCAACCATCCCGGAAAAGTATCGGAAAAACCCCGATCACTTTTCAACTCCGGACGGTGGCCGTCTCCCCGATCCTTGA
- a CDS encoding cysteate synthase — MSDYLLHCRKCGALLQPQESASGVHCPDALMKSEFPDRRFRLEGRRGIWRFNWLPVHAPREDTAAPVVYHAEGLGRRLGLRHLFVVFNGFRPEKGAEIETCTFKEFEAEVVLQNARELGKGGLVVASAGNTARAFAHLSIRTDFPVFIVVPRMCLHEMWFLKSKESVPTAVLQDGDYADAIDVAERIARISGIPFEGGVRNSAKRDGLGVVLMEAVSFLGRLPDAYFQAVGSGAGAVATWEMAERFLRDGRFGNRLPRLHLAQNLPFAPMFHAWRRGERNLKPEDLDPGLIEKISTRVLSSRYPAYSILGGVYDALTASGGNMYGITNGGMAEARTLFEETEGVDIVPASAIALAALKEAVAAEEVSPDELILLNITGGGERAIRRAGRAVPVAGDAISKNITDDEIEELLCTVLKKS; from the coding sequence ATGAGCGACTATCTTCTGCATTGCCGGAAATGCGGTGCTCTTTTGCAGCCGCAAGAGTCCGCTTCCGGGGTTCATTGTCCCGATGCCTTGATGAAAAGTGAATTTCCCGACCGGCGGTTCCGCCTTGAGGGGCGTCGGGGGATCTGGCGCTTCAACTGGCTTCCGGTGCATGCACCCCGTGAAGATACCGCCGCACCGGTGGTTTATCACGCGGAGGGGCTGGGGCGGCGTCTTGGACTTCGGCATCTCTTTGTCGTATTCAACGGTTTCCGGCCGGAAAAGGGGGCGGAGATCGAGACCTGTACCTTCAAAGAGTTCGAGGCCGAGGTTGTTCTGCAAAACGCACGGGAACTTGGAAAGGGCGGCCTCGTCGTCGCCTCGGCGGGGAATACCGCCCGCGCCTTTGCCCACCTTTCGATTCGGACCGATTTCCCCGTGTTCATTGTGGTTCCACGCATGTGTCTTCATGAGATGTGGTTTCTGAAGTCGAAGGAGTCCGTTCCGACGGCTGTCCTGCAGGACGGTGACTATGCCGACGCCATCGATGTGGCCGAGCGGATCGCCCGGATTTCAGGTATTCCCTTCGAAGGAGGGGTACGCAATTCGGCCAAGCGGGACGGACTCGGTGTCGTACTGATGGAAGCGGTCTCCTTCCTCGGCCGCCTGCCCGATGCCTATTTTCAGGCAGTCGGGAGCGGCGCCGGGGCGGTGGCCACCTGGGAGATGGCGGAACGGTTTTTGCGGGACGGCCGTTTCGGGAACCGGCTTCCCCGTCTCCACCTGGCACAGAATCTCCCCTTTGCACCCATGTTTCATGCCTGGAGACGGGGGGAACGGAATCTGAAACCTGAGGACCTTGATCCGGGCCTGATTGAGAAGATTTCCACCCGGGTTCTGTCCAGTCGTTATCCCGCCTATTCGATTCTGGGGGGGGTCTACGATGCCTTGACGGCATCCGGGGGGAACATGTACGGGATTACCAACGGAGGGATGGCCGAGGCCCGGACGCTCTTCGAAGAAACGGAAGGGGTCGATATCGTTCCCGCGTCGGCCATTGCCCTGGCGGCACTGAAAGAGGCCGTAGCGGCGGAAGAGGTCTCTCCCGACGAGCTGATCCTGCTCAATATCACCGGGGGTGGGGAAAGGGCCATCCGGCGTGCGGGACGTGCCGTCCCGGTGGCGGGAGACGCAATCTCGAAAAATATTACGGATGATGAAATCGAAGAACTTTTATGCACAGTCCTGAAAAAGAGCTGA
- a CDS encoding epoxyqueuosine reductase produces the protein MSSAFLKKMLLGSGATVVGVAELDAYLDGEIRHLNRGVSIAVDRTLREDTLKHLGRLQKKVVRYLKGKGFRTLSIPPDSDRIRNKFVAELYSLLTHKMAATCAGIGWIGRNGLLISPHFGPRLSLATVLTDAPLKSDIPYEQSRCGNCRLCVDYCPSKAITGKTWSRRDPYSGLVKPHRCRVHKEGARGVTDRPNCGLCLQICPYGRAKGRTKPKDVMEIV, from the coding sequence GTGAGCAGTGCATTCTTGAAAAAGATGCTCCTCGGTTCCGGGGCGACCGTGGTGGGTGTGGCGGAACTGGATGCGTATCTTGACGGAGAGATCCGTCATCTCAACCGAGGGGTTTCCATCGCGGTGGACCGGACGCTTCGGGAAGATACCCTGAAACATCTGGGCCGGCTGCAGAAAAAAGTGGTCCGCTATCTGAAAGGGAAGGGATTCCGTACCCTCAGTATCCCCCCTGATTCGGACCGCATCCGGAATAAGTTTGTTGCCGAACTTTATTCCCTTTTGACCCACAAGATGGCAGCCACCTGCGCGGGGATCGGCTGGATCGGGCGGAATGGGTTACTGATCAGTCCCCATTTCGGGCCGCGGCTTTCCCTGGCGACGGTCCTGACCGATGCGCCCCTGAAGAGCGATATTCCCTATGAACAGAGCCGTTGCGGCAATTGCCGGCTTTGTGTTGACTACTGCCCGTCGAAGGCGATCACGGGCAAAACCTGGTCCCGGCGGGACCCTTACAGCGGCCTGGTCAAGCCCCACCGGTGTCGTGTACACAAAGAGGGGGCCCGGGGAGTGACGGATCGGCCCAATTGCGGTCTCTGCCTGCAGATCTGCCCCTACGGGCGGGCGAAAGGGAGGACCAAACCGAAAGATGTTATGGAGATTGTATAA